A portion of the Pedobacter cryoconitis genome contains these proteins:
- a CDS encoding acyl-CoA desaturase, translated as MIILIFFLLHWFLSLFSQTFFLHRYASHKMFKMNPFWEKFFYTITFLSQGSSFLNPRAYAILHRMHHAFSDTEKDPHSPHFVKDVWGMMIQTKNIYLNYAKYNEEPEEQFRDNYPSWPLIDKIGDSWITRMVFIGFYIWFYVTFATAWWMFLLLPIHFLMGPLHGAIVNWCGHKYGYSNHDNNDHSKNSLPLDFLMMGELFQNNHHKKPNNPNFASKWFEFDPTYPLMKVMHWLHIIRIRKT; from the coding sequence ATGATCATATTAATATTTTTTCTACTGCACTGGTTCTTGTCACTTTTTTCTCAAACTTTCTTTTTACACCGTTATGCTTCGCATAAAATGTTTAAAATGAATCCGTTCTGGGAGAAGTTTTTCTATACCATTACTTTTCTGTCCCAGGGTTCTTCTTTCTTAAATCCAAGGGCGTATGCGATTCTTCACCGGATGCACCATGCTTTCAGCGATACAGAGAAAGATCCGCACTCTCCGCATTTTGTAAAGGATGTATGGGGAATGATGATACAGACTAAAAATATCTATCTGAACTATGCAAAATATAATGAAGAGCCTGAAGAACAGTTCCGTGATAATTATCCTTCATGGCCGCTGATTGATAAAATCGGTGATTCCTGGATCACAAGAATGGTTTTCATTGGTTTCTATATCTGGTTTTATGTGACTTTTGCTACGGCGTGGTGGATGTTCTTATTGTTGCCAATCCATTTTCTGATGGGACCTTTACATGGGGCAATTGTGAACTGGTGTGGTCATAAATACGGGTATTCAAATCATGATAATAATGATCACAGTAAAAATTCTCTTCCACTGGATTTCCTGATGATGGGAGAGTTATTTCAAAATAACCACCATAAAAAGCCTAATAACCCAAATTTTGCTTCTAAATGGTTCGAATTTGA